Proteins from a single region of Anser cygnoides isolate HZ-2024a breed goose chromosome 18, Taihu_goose_T2T_genome, whole genome shotgun sequence:
- the OMG gene encoding oligodendrocyte-myelin glycoprotein, with product MEHQILKASTCLLVLLLFIPTVLVICPSNCTCSGNNRNVDCSGRNLTVLPHGLQDNITYLNLSFNQFVDLDHQLTRFTNLRTLDISNNWLKNIPAHLPKSLWELYAINNNIKVLQKLDTAYQWNLKVLDVSRNMVERAVLINNTLSSLKFLNLSSNKLWTVPTNMPYNIETVDLSSNFLSQILPGTLVRLQHLTSLYLHNNKFTYIPDKAFDQLFQLQVVTLYNNPWSCSDKQNIPYLLKWVQGTTASVIGAPCANESVLWVNATPAAAAPTVPATNRMIKGIKAADKAASPVATEPSQMTKMHKQFKAKEVTTLATLGQTVLFTSTDRPLLLYPEDLTSRKVSSYEAAATHTIYIKDSTDVNSSLTHPTGSSTTPMTLSITSGMPTNYSKMPQSTTATLRREESTTSILNTDVPSKASICEVYLFYAVMLNAVAMFIG from the coding sequence ATGGAACACCAGATATTGAAAGCATCTACCTGTCTGCTGGTCCTTCTGTTATTCATACCCACTGTTTTGGTTATCTGTCCTTCTAACTGTACATGCTCAGGAAACAACAGGAATGTGGACTGTTCAGGCAGAAACTTAACTGTACTGCCACATGGACTTCAAGACAACATTACATATTTAAATCTGTCCTTTAACCAGTTCGTAGATCTTGATCATCAGCTGACAAGATTCACCAACTTGAGGACCCTTGATATTTCAAATAATTGGCTCAAGAATATTCCTGCTCATCTGCCCAAGTCCTTGTGGGAATTATATGCCATAAATAACAACATTAAAGTTCTTCAGAAACTTGACACAGCTTACCAGTGGAATCTTAAAGTGCTTGATGTTTCTAGGAACATGGTGGAAAGAGCTGTTCTCATCAACAACACACTGAGCAGTCTCAAGTTTCTCAACCTCAGTAGCAACAAACTTTGGACAGTTCCAACCAATATGCCCTACAACATAGAGACAGTGGATCTATCCAGTAATTTCTTGTCCCAGATACTTCCAGGAACACTGGTGAGATTACAGCACCTTACAAGCCTCTACCTACACAACAACAAGTTCACATACATTCCTGACAAAGCTTTTGACCAGCTCTTTCAGCTACAAGTAGTAACACTATATAACAACCCCTGGTCCTGCAGCGATAAACAAAACATCCCATATTTACTTAAATGGGTGCAGGGAACCACCGCCAGCGTCATAGGGGCTCCCTGTGCTAACGAATCTGTGCTTTGGGTGAACGCCacgccagctgcagctgctcccacagTTCCAGCCACTAACCGCATGATTAAAGGAATAAAGGCAGCAGACAAAGCTGCTTCTCCAGTGGCAACTGAACCATCCCAAATGACAAAAATGCATAAACAATTTAAAGCTAAGGAAGTTACTACCTTGGCTACCTTAGGCCAAACTGTACTGTTTACGAGCACAGACCGGCCGCTGCTCCTCTATCCAGAAGACCTGACAAGTAGGAAGGTTAGCTCTTACGAAGCGGCAGCCACACACACAATCTACATTAAAGATTCAACTGACGTGAACTCAAGCCTGACCCATCCAACGGGATCATCCACTACTCCCATGACTCTAAGTATCACCAGCGGAATGCCAACAAACTACTCAAAAATGCCTCAAAGCACAACTGCTACCTTAAGGAGAGAGGAATCCACCACAAGTATTTTAAACACTGATGTGCCCTCCAAAGCAAGTATCTGTGAGGTGTATTTGTTTTATGCTGTAAtgcttaatgcagtggcaatgTTTATTGGCTAG
- the EVI2A gene encoding protein EVI2A, with product MKTKIHSKPHFAFPVVIIFALCLQVNANHTEYPRVINETWNPISQNLSGSQNLIEGNTNSPPTINFNRKTMTTEMQTATSQSLSSTMGQNSSVSSSPRSAVSAAGGPKNTSKPKTTRTNEMCEDNKSLILICFIIIAVLVLICTFLFLSTVVIANKMSYLKKAQQGKRRPRSNGDILATNSLWPTAAGTWQKMPKEAAGTDLIMQELLAGRDAAIQRKTQDQTTERITRETDKQENEELKSHKSILTNFVVEI from the coding sequence atgaagacaAAGATACACAGTAAACCACATTTTGCGTTCCCTGTTGTGataatttttgctttgtgtttgcaAGTAAATGCAAACCATACTGAGTACCCCAGAGTTATAAATGAAACCTGGAATCCCATCAGCCAAAACCTAAGTGGCAGCCAGAACCTAATAGAAGGCAATACAAATTCTCCTCCAACCATCAATTTCAACAGGAAAACAATGACTACTGAAATGCAGACAGCCACTTCTCAGTCTCTCTCTTCAACAATGGGGCAAAACTCTTCAGTGTCTTCATCTCCCAGAAGTGCTGTTTCTGCCGCTGGAGGACCTAAGAATACCAGCAAACCCAAGACTACACGGACAAATGAAATGTGTGAAGACAATAAGTCTCTTATACTGATTTGCTTCATTATAATAGCAGTGCTTGTGCTCATCTGCACCTTCTTGTTTCTGTCAACGGTTGTAATAGCAAACAAAATGTCTTATCTCAAAAAAGCTCAACAAGGAAAACGGAGGCCCAGAAGCAATGGCGATATTCTGGCTACCAACAGCTTATGGCCAACTGCAGCAGGAACGTGGCAGAAGATGCCTAAGGAGGCAGCTGGAACTGACTTGATAATGCAAGAGTTACTAGCAGGGAGAGATGCCGCAATCCAAAGGAAAACCCAAGATCAAACTACTGAGAGAATCACTAGAGAAACagataaacaagaaaatgaagaactgaagtcacacaaaagcattttaacCAATTTTGTGGTTGAGATTTAG
- the EVI2B gene encoding protein EVI2B yields the protein MDCREMVRSQIILVLISGEIWKSLSTETPSDVSMSERNVYTSTRSPTKNSFTMYRLQTTGPSLHTFGRALTAVMTTPRPTGICKEPSNESLAAIIIGLILVSMIIAIIAIILWKCCKRPLLVNSNWAGRSPFADGDTPDIFMDAGQATKRSSVLSVLPWKFREDTHFQHDLIMSEKPSNCTTGHESSQPPPPAEDCSAARISVSSAAAPPVSDAASCTAGSCPHPSSGSSDLPPPPDWLREPTEDHGSDPSKQGELHSEIKEQFPPPPELII from the coding sequence ATGGACTGCAGGGAAATGGTGCGCAGCCAAATAATACTGGTTCTTATCTCTGGAGAAATCTGGAAATCGCTTTCTACCGAAACACCCTCAGATGTTTCCATGAGTGAAAGAAATGTATATACCAGTACCAGGAGtccaacaaaaaacagttttactaTGTATCGATTGCAAACAACCGGACCCAGTCTGCACACGTTTGGCAGAGCACTGACTGCTGTGATGACAACACCTCGCCCGACTGGAATATGCAAAGAGCCTAGCAATGAAAGCCTAGCAGCAATCATAATTGGCCTAATTTTGGTTAGTATGATAATTGCTATTATTGCGATTATTCTGTGGAAGTGCTGCAAAAGGCCCCTTCTAGTCAATTCAAACTGGGCTGGTCGTTCTCCGTTTGCAGATGGAGATACACCAGATATCTTTATGGACGCTGGCCAGGCTACCAAGCGTTCATCGGTTTTATCTGTGTTGCCTTGGAAATTTAGAGAAGATACACACTTCCAGCATGACCTTATCATGTCAGAGAAACCATCCAACTGCACCACCGGTCATGAAAGCAGCCAACCGCCTCCACCAGCAGAAgactgctctgcagccaggatCTCCGTTTCCAGCGCCGCTGCACCGCCCGTCTCAGACGCAGCAAGCTGCACAGCTGGCTCGTGTCCTCACCCCTCTTCTGGGTCCtctgacctgccacctccaccTGACTGGCTCAGGGAACCAACTGAGGATCACGGTTCGGATCCCAGCAAACAAGGAGAACTTCACTCAGAAATAAAGGAACAATTTCCCCCCCCTCCTGAGCTAATCATTTAA